From a region of the Oscarella lobularis chromosome 7, ooOscLobu1.1, whole genome shotgun sequence genome:
- the LOC136188634 gene encoding chromatin-remodeling ATPase INO80-like has protein sequence MEQRTVGTGRYHERDRIRTYTHTAREGGGSGGVTRTKSARKGRRLRYGIGTPKALTSKTSPDRLRSHRAMAERAAVSLDNRTSTKKTSESATATAIGQPVASVSAAAAIDVAHSFETAFRRDLAIPLHVQHVQRALNLKPIVDFVETMFGENVRPSMNGELRRLNGLLKSRNDREYIERDKTTIKAVPFDLDRIEAKERAWIQNVIDESSDEDEDEDEEICEEDVQRMLRIRVAERATTNVHVPHSALSIGLLTTSLRFDDDHRLPSRFIETKTTISTPRRRRSPNDEKKKKKKSPLAVTAAKKACLHAPKTSRSMIGGGGSGGATQKKKKKKTDAFDETDITVPMEAFSERDENRVRKRLFTFIGKKEVPKVSRLRNLLRNNQLTHLRKIAVACHKEQRKRAAKSQKRTKDGTTRAKRIMKEVLLYWKKFEKVERDQRRKAEKEALEQKKLVEEMKEARRQQRKLNFLITQTELYAHFMAKKLIGEKESSSDKILKKLEEGAMQRRLGSGALVTLEPDEEFDINDVKMKAMSNVQEAVENHEAKTREYNVTTRQHKGGGGGMQEKFDESYSLANPLMNVGDAPQPSTFDGQLKTYQLRGMNWLASLYHQGINGILADEMGLGKTVQSIALLAHLAETQNIWGPFLVVAPASTLHNWQQEVTRFVPAFKVLPYWGTAAERKILRKFWSQDKLTVYSKDAPFHILITSYQLVIADVKYFHRIQWQYMILDEAQAIKSTSSVRWKMLLDFKCRNRLLLTGTPIQNTMAELWALLHFIMPTLFDSHAEFNEWFSKDIESHAEKKSGLDENQLSRLHLILKPFMLRRVKKDVENEMADKIEIQLMCRMTERQRLLYRGLRNKITIEELLASTSTASTAQATSNTLMNLVMQFRKVCNHPELFERRDVQSPLFFHLPPYHLPALLHRQELVGGCPRESKKLFYSSLSIWSPDHIHESQFSSSDGLPAGFSFLRFIDMSPSETSASMLGGLLFKLMYCLVFVKMSMLLEHRALWWENDSQSSRKFLIASSSAPSRKLVFTNYVSPVTSHRTHKIFRSIRHNPVATATATTSRENDPLLLSDTMTPLEIRYFQPTMLPSFLICYLPKTVSLFVSQYCVSRASQSEREELERGGNWAEHQLIMRGLAPLHLVHANHSRYFSNSEVIAITNAEEEGGFWGCMPRGGWFRINIPNKDSLIIDSGKLSVLDRLLSKLKREGHRVLIYSQMTKMIDLLEEYMYYRKHKYIRLDGSSKIADRRDMVADFQSRSDLFVFLLSTRAGGLGINLTAADTVVFYDSDWNPTVDQQAMDRAHRLGQTKQVTVYRLVTKGTVEERILQRAKEKSEIQKMVISGGHFKPDALKPKEVVSLLLDDAEMESKFLQKQAEQEQAKRRRNKRKKPLEQSAESGASETKKKGLPSAPFLDHLLGSPSLSASRPPSVMSSALSNDFDLDLSIDLGEDESSNNAPSYGEDPSVAFGDAVTAFTSTPPPATAKGRGKGRGKSSETSRKKKTSQKPKLIGDEVQAPPAKKRAGKKKSAGDDWTSERFGNPLYNANPNPPRPSWDNNPNPPPPSLYSRRN, from the exons ATGGAGCAAAGGACTGTCGGGACAGGAAGATATCACGAACGCGATCGCATACGCACGTATACACACACAGCACGCGAGGGGGGGGGATCCGGTGGGGTGACGCgcacgaaatcggcgagaaaaggaagaag ACTGCGATACGGGATCGGGACCCCAAAAGCGCTGACATCGAAAACATCGCCAGATCGTTTG cgcTCACATCGCGCAATGGCCGAGAGAGCGGCTGTGTCTCTCGATAaccgaacgtcgacgaaaaagacatCAGAATCGGCgactgcgacggcgattggGCAGCCAGTCGCCtccgtctccgccgccgccgcgatcgacgtcgctcatTCGTTCGAGACGGCATTTCGACGGGATTTAGCTATTCCACTTCACGTTCAGCACGTTCAAAGGGCTCTCAATCTCAAACCAATTGTCGATTTTGTCGAGACGATGTTTGGCGAGAATGTTCGACCGAG CATGAACGGCGAACTGCGTCGTCTCAACGGACTCTTGAAGAGCCGAAACGATCGAGAGTACATCGAACGAG ACAAAACGACGATTAAAGCCGTACCGTTCGATTTGGatcgaatcgaagcgaaagaacgaGCGTGGATTCAA AATGtcatcgacgaatcgtcggacgaagacgaagacgaagatgaggAAATTTGCGAAGAAGACGTGCAAAGAATGCTACGCattcgcgtcgccgaacgagcgacgacgaatgttCATGTTCCTCATTCAGCCCTTAGCATCGGTCTTCTGACGACGAGTCTTCGCTTCGATGACGACCATCGTCTACCTAGTCGTTtcatcgaaacgaaaacgacgatttcgacgcctcgacggcgccgatcgCCTaatgacgagaagaaaaagaagaagaaatcgccaTTGGcagtgacggcggcgaaaaaggcCTGTTTGCACGCGCCAAAGACGAGTCGAAGTATGatcggtggcggcggaagcggtgGAGCAacgcagaagaaaaagaaaaagaagacggatGCTTTTGAC GAAACGGATATTACTGTTCCTATGGAAGCGTTTTCGGAGCGCGATGAAAATCGAGTGAGGAAACGACTATTCACTTTCAttggaaagaaagaagtgcCCAAG GTCTCGCGCCTTCGAAATCTTTTGAGGAACAATCAGTTGACTCACTTGAGAAAG ATTGCTGTGGCATGTCACAAAGAGCAGCGCAAAAGAGCGGCCAAGTCACAAAAGCGGACAAAAGATGGAACAACTCGGGCGAAGAGGATCATGAAAGAG gtTTTACTTTACTGGAAGAAGtttgaaaaagtcgaaagggatcaaaggagaaaagcCGAAAAGGAAGCTTTAGAGCAAAAGAAACTTGTAGAAGAAATGAAGGAG GCTCGCCGTCAGCAGAGAAAACTCAATTTTCTTATAACCCAAACAGAGTTGTACGCTCATTTCATGGCGAAAAAATTGATAG GGGAGAAGGAATCGTCTTCAGATAAAATTCTTAAGAAACTGGAAGAAGGAGCGATGCAACGTCGATTAGGCAGTGGAGCTCTAGTCACTCTTGAACCAGACGAAGAGTTTG ACATCAATGATGTGAAAATGAAAGCAATGTCAAATGTCCAGGAAGCGGTAGAAAACCATGAAGCCAAG ACTCGTGAATATAATGTTACCACCAGACAACAtaagggaggaggaggaggaatgCAAGAAAAAT ttgaTGAAAGCTACAGTTTAGCAAACCCCTTGATGAACGTTGGTGATGCTCCTCAGCCGTCGACATTTGACGGCCAACTGAAGACGTATCAATTACGAGGAATGAATTGGCTAGCGAGTTTGTACCATCAAGGAATCAACGGGATATTAGCCGATGAAATGGGCCTCGGAAAGACCGTCCAATCGATAGCGTTGCTCGCTCATTTGGCCGAGACTCAAAACATCTGGGGTCCCTTTCTCGTTGTAGCGCCCGCTTCAACGCTACACAATTGGCAGCAGGAAGTGACTCGCTTCGTTCCTGCATTCAAA GTTTTGCCTTATTGGGGGACTGCTGCTGAGAGAAAGATACTTAGGAAATTTTGGAGCCAA GACAAGTTGACTGTGTATTCCAAAGATGCTCCCTTTCACATACTTATTACCAGCTATCAATTG GTTATTGCTGACGTCAAGTATTTTCATCGAATTCAGTGGCAGTATATGATACTTGATGAAGCCCAAGCAATCAAAAGCACATCTAG TGTGAGATGGAAAATGCTGCTTGATTTCAAGTGTAGAAATCGTCTACTTTTGACGGGAACTCCAATACAAAATACAATGGCTGAA TTGTGGGCACTTCTTCATTTTATTATGCCTACCCTCTTTGATTCTCATGCCGAATTCAACGAATGGTTTTCCAAAGACATTGAGAGTCAtgctgaaaagaaatcggGGCTTGACGAAA ATCAACTCTCGAGACTTCATCTCATACTAAAGCCGTTCATGTTGAGAAGAgtcaaaaaagacgtcgaaaatgaAATGGCAGACAAA aTTGAAATTCAATTGATGTGTCGCATGACGGAACGTCAGAGACTTCTTTATCGTGGCTTGCGAAACAAAATTACGATTGAGGAACTGCTTGCTTCAACGTCAACGGCTTCGACGGCTCAGGCGACCAGCAATACTCTTATGAATCTTGTGATGCAATTTAGAAAg GTCTGTAATCATCCGGAATTGTTTGAAAGACGAGATGTGCAATCGCCACTCTTTTTTCATCTGCCTCCTTATCATCTACCTGCTTTGTTGCACCGTCAAG AACTGGTTGGTGGTTGTCCTAGAGAATCAAAGAA aTTGTTCTATAGTTCACTGAGCATTTGGTCTCCGGACCACATACACGAAtctcaattttcttcttcag ATGGCCTTCCTGCtggtttttctttccttcgttttATTGATATGTCGCCGTCAGAAACGAGTGCATCAATGCTCGGTGGTTTGCTATTCAA ACTCATGTATTGTCTCGTATTCGTGAAGATGTCCATGCTTCTTGAGCACAGAGCGTTGTGGTGGGAAAATGACAG TCAATCCAGTAGAAAATTTCTCAtcgcgtcgtcttctgctCCGTCTCGCAAACTCGTCTTTACAAATTACGTTTCGcccgtgacgtcacatcgaACGCATAAGATTTTTCGCAGTATACGTCACAATCCAgtcgccaccgccaccgccaccaccagtagagaaaacgatcctcttcttctgtcTGATACAATGACACCGCTCGAAATTCGTTATTTCCAACCGACTATGCTGCCTTCGTTTCTCATCTGCTATTTACCAAAG accGTTTCGTTGTTCGTTTCACAATACTGCGTAAGTCGAGCTTCTCAAAGCGAGCGTGAAGAATTGGAGAGAGGTGGCAATTGGGCTGAACACCAACTGATTATGCGTGGACTTGCTCCACTTCATCTCGTACACGCTAATCATTCGAGATATTTTTCCAATTCCGAAGTCATCGCTATAACAAATGCGGAAGAGGAAGGAGGCTTCTGGGGCTGTATGCCTCGAGGAGGCTGGTTTAGAATTAATATTCCCA ACAAAGATTCTCTGATCATTGACAGTGGAAAGTTGTCCGTCTTGGATCGCTTATTATCCAAATTGAAGCGGGAAGGACATCGGGTATTGATTTATTCAcaaatgacgaaaatgaTTGATTTGCTCGAG GAGTACATGTATTACAGGAAGCACAAGTACATTCGACTGGACGGCTCATCAAAGATTGCCGATCGTAGAGACATGGTTGCCGATTTCCAAAGCCG ATCGGATCTGTTTGTCTTTCTCCTAAGCACAAGAGCTGGAGGCCTCGGAATTAATTTAACTGCAGCCGACACT GTGGTCTTCTATGACTCCGATTGGAATCCT acTGTTGATCAGCAAGCAATGGACAGAGCTCATCGTCTGGGACAGACAAAGCAGGTCACTGTTTATCGTCTTGTGACGAAAGGAACAGTCGAAGAACGTATTCTTCAACgagcaaaagagaaaagcgaa attcaaaaAATGGTTATATCTGGAGGTCACTTTAAACCGGATGCACTGAAACCAAAAGAAGTCGTTTCGCTTCtcctcgacgacgctgaAATGGAGAGCAAAT TTCTACAAAAGCAAGCTGAGCAAGAacaggcgaaacgacgacgaaataaaagaaagaaaccgCTAGAACAATCAGCA GAAAGCGGGGCTAGTGAAACTAAGAAAAAGGGTTTACCTTCTGCTCCCTTTCTCGACCATCTCTTGGGCTCGCCTTCCTTATCAGCGTCGCGTCCTCCAAGTGTCATGTCATCGGCGCTATCAAACGATTTCGATCTCGATTTGAGCATTGATCTAGGGGAGGACGAGTCCTCTAACAACGCTCCTTCGTACGGCGAAGACCCATCCGTAGCGTTTGGCGATGCAGTGACGGCGTTTACGTCCACACCACCACCAGCAACAGCAAAAGGAAGAGGCAAAGGCCGAGGAAAAAGCagcgaaacgtcgcgaaagaagaaaacaagtCAAAAGCCTAAGCTAATTGGAGACGAAGTGCAAGCACCACCGGCAAAGAAGAGAGCAGGTAAAAAGAAGTCTGCTGGAGACGACTGGACCAGCGAAAGGTTTGGTAATCCGTTGTACAACGCCAACCCTAACCCCCCTAGACCTTCGTGGGATAACAACCCTaaccctcctcctccttccttGTACTCTAGGCGAAATTGA
- the LOC136188653 gene encoding TATA-box-binding protein-like, translating to MDADRLLMPPPPPPAPANEDTDSLEIAKQKIQSSGSSLHVPSPMFSPATPLSQPMTPRTPGTPMTAQASGIVPELQNIVSTVNLGCKLDLKTIALHARNAEYNPKRFAAVIMRIRDPRTTALIFSSGKMVCTGAKSEDHSRLAARKYARVIQKLGFQAKFTEFKIQNMVGSCDVKFPIRLEGLVLAHSQFASYEPELFPGLIYRMVQPRIVLLIFVSGKVVLTGAKKREEIYEAFENIYPILKGFRKT from the exons atgGATGCGGATCGA CTTTTGATGCCcccacctcctcctcctgcaCCAGCGAACGAGGACACAGATTCGCTCGAAATAGCGAAGCAAAAGATCCAATCGAGTGGCAGCA GTCTTCACGTTCCGAGTCCCATGTTCTCTCCAGCGACGCCGCTTTCTCAGCCGATGACTCCTCGCACTCCTGGAACGCCCATGACAGCTCAAGCGTCAGGAATCGTTCCAGAGCTTCA AAATATCGTTTCTACTGTCAATCTTGGCTGTAAACTCGATTTGAAGACGATCGCTTTGCACGCTCGAAATGCCGAATACAATCCAAAG CGTTTCGCTGCCGTTATTATGAGAATAAGAGATCCGAGAACGACTGCTCTTATTTTTAGCTCAGGGAAGATGGTGTGCACGGGAGCAAAAAG TGAAGATCACTCGAGATTGGCTGCTCGAAAATATGCAAGAGTTATACAAAAATTGGGTTTTCAg gcCAAATTTACTGAGTTCAAAATTCAGAATATGGTTGGGagttgtgacgtcaaatttcctATTCGTCTAGAGGGTCTCGTTTTGGCTCATTCTCAGTTTGCAAG CTATGAGCCGGAACTGTTTCCGGGTCTTATTTATCGTATGGTGCAGCCAAGAATTGTATTGCTTATTTTTGTCTCTGGAAAAGTCGTTTTGACAG gtgctaagaaacgagaagaaatatATGAAGCTTTTGAGAACATTTATCCAATATTAAAAGGCTTTCGAAAGACGTGA